A stretch of Paenibacillus mucilaginosus 3016 DNA encodes these proteins:
- a CDS encoding competence/damage-inducible protein A produces MKAEIIAVGTELLMGQIVNTNAQYISRGLADIGVGVYYQTVVGDNVDRIKETLAVAKSRADLIICTGGLGPTQDDLTKDVLAEVLGRKLVIHQPSYDYMENLFRTRGITMVESNIRQAYMLEGTDPLPNDTGLAVGNAVTQDGTHYILLPGPPKEMKPMFDTYVISWLTDRMGSVQPLFSTMMKFAGIGESFLEHALIDLIQAQTDPTIAPYAKEGEVALRLTTRAASKEQATEKLWPLEREIRTRLGDHVYASEDITLELEVLRLLTAANKTLSVAESCTGGQLSDLLTAVPGGSHSFAGGVICYTNRVKNKVLGVPMEQLEGPDAPGAVSEETARLLAENVRKLADADYALSLTGVAGPAESEGKPVGLVYVGIAERDAETEVVTLNLSGNRETIKLRASKTALYHLWKKIKI; encoded by the coding sequence ATGAAAGCAGAGATCATTGCCGTCGGTACCGAGCTGCTGATGGGCCAAATCGTCAATACGAACGCACAGTACATATCCAGAGGCCTCGCCGACATTGGGGTGGGAGTCTATTATCAGACCGTCGTCGGCGACAATGTAGACCGGATCAAAGAGACGCTGGCTGTTGCGAAATCCCGCGCCGACCTTATCATCTGCACGGGGGGGCTTGGCCCCACACAGGACGACCTGACGAAGGACGTGCTGGCCGAGGTGCTGGGCCGGAAGCTGGTGATTCACCAGCCTTCTTACGACTACATGGAGAACCTGTTCCGTACCCGGGGCATCACCATGGTGGAGAGCAATATCCGGCAGGCTTACATGCTGGAAGGCACAGACCCGCTCCCCAATGACACGGGCCTTGCCGTCGGCAACGCCGTAACACAGGACGGGACGCACTATATTCTGCTCCCGGGCCCGCCCAAAGAGATGAAGCCGATGTTCGATACCTATGTGATTTCCTGGCTCACGGACCGGATGGGCAGCGTGCAGCCGCTGTTCTCCACGATGATGAAGTTCGCCGGCATCGGGGAGTCCTTCCTGGAGCATGCGCTGATCGATCTCATCCAGGCCCAGACCGATCCAACGATCGCCCCTTATGCCAAAGAGGGCGAGGTCGCCCTGCGCCTCACGACGCGGGCCGCTTCGAAAGAGCAGGCGACGGAGAAGCTGTGGCCGCTCGAGCGGGAGATCCGTACCCGGCTCGGGGATCATGTCTACGCTTCCGAGGACATCACGCTGGAGCTTGAGGTGCTCCGCCTGCTGACCGCCGCGAACAAGACGCTGTCGGTCGCCGAGAGCTGCACAGGCGGCCAGCTCAGCGATCTGCTGACCGCCGTGCCGGGCGGCTCCCATTCGTTCGCCGGCGGGGTCATCTGCTATACGAACCGGGTGAAGAACAAGGTGCTCGGCGTGCCGATGGAGCAGCTCGAAGGACCGGACGCCCCCGGGGCGGTCAGCGAGGAGACGGCAAGGCTCCTTGCCGAGAACGTAAGGAAGCTGGCGGATGCCGATTATGCGCTCTCCCTGACGGGCGTAGCGGGGCCTGCCGAGTCCGAAGGGAAGCCGGTCGGCCTGGTCTACGTCGGGATTGCCGAACGGGATGCGGAGACCGAAGTGGTCACGCTGAATCTGTCCGGCAACCGGGAGACCATCAAGCTGCGGGCTTCCAAAACCGCACTCTACCACCTTTGGAAAAAGATCAAAATCTAG
- the pgsA gene encoding CDP-diacylglycerol--glycerol-3-phosphate 3-phosphatidyltransferase: MNLANKITLARIFLVPIIMLFLLINVKFPHVRIEQFSITYNQIIAALIFIVAASTDSLDGYIARKRKLVTNLGKLLDPLADKLLVSAVLISLVEMDKVDAWIVIVIISREFAITGLRQIALLEGVVLAASKWGKWKTAAQITAIIALLINNFPFALIQFPFDQIASWIAAIITIYSGIDYFVKNKHVINFSDQ, translated from the coding sequence ATGAACCTGGCCAACAAGATTACCCTGGCCAGAATTTTTCTGGTGCCAATCATCATGCTGTTCCTGCTCATCAACGTCAAGTTCCCGCATGTGCGCATCGAGCAGTTCAGCATCACCTACAACCAGATTATCGCCGCCCTGATCTTCATCGTGGCGGCGAGCACCGACTCGCTGGACGGGTATATCGCCAGGAAGCGGAAGCTGGTCACGAATCTCGGCAAGCTGCTGGATCCGCTGGCCGACAAGCTGCTGGTATCGGCGGTGCTGATCTCACTCGTCGAGATGGACAAGGTCGATGCCTGGATTGTCATCGTCATCATCTCCCGTGAGTTTGCCATCACGGGCCTGCGGCAGATCGCCCTGCTGGAGGGCGTGGTTCTGGCGGCCAGCAAATGGGGCAAATGGAAGACAGCGGCCCAGATTACGGCCATCATTGCACTGCTTATCAACAATTTTCCGTTTGCGCTGATCCAATTCCCGTTCGACCAGATTGCGAGCTGGATCGCCGCCATCATTACGATCTATTCGGGTATCGACTATTTCGTCAAGAACAAGCATGTGATCAACTTCAGCGATCAATAA
- a CDS encoding YajQ family cyclic di-GMP-binding protein has product MSSENSFDIVSKLDMQEMNNAINQAEKEIATRFDFKGSKSSITLDKEELVVVSDDDFKLQNVLDILQSKMAKRGISLKNLEYGKVEGASSGTVRQRIKVKQGVDQDNAKKINIMIRDSKLKVKSQIQGDQIRVTGKSKDDLQAVMAMLRKADLPLDLQFINFR; this is encoded by the coding sequence ATGAGCAGCGAGAATTCATTTGATATCGTATCGAAGCTGGATATGCAGGAGATGAACAACGCCATCAACCAGGCGGAGAAGGAAATTGCGACCCGCTTTGATTTCAAGGGCAGCAAGAGCAGCATCACCCTCGACAAGGAAGAGCTTGTCGTGGTGTCCGATGACGACTTCAAGCTTCAGAACGTGCTGGATATTCTTCAGTCGAAGATGGCGAAGAGGGGCATCTCGCTGAAGAACCTCGAGTACGGCAAGGTCGAGGGCGCTTCTTCCGGCACCGTCCGCCAGCGGATCAAGGTGAAGCAGGGAGTAGACCAGGACAACGCCAAGAAGATCAACATCATGATCCGCGATTCCAAACTGAAGGTCAAAAGCCAGATTCAAGGCGACCAGATCCGGGTGACGGGCAAGAGCAAGGACGATCTGCAGGCGGTGATGGCGATGCTGCGCAAGGCGGACCTGCCGCTGGACCTGCAGTTTATCAACTTCCGTTAA
- a CDS encoding MSCRAMM family protein: MAITDRYTLSPSPLIELNGREEETVNMTLQAAPDADTGIVSGIVRLGNGTPVPSATVMLFTQTGEPFEHTSSNAAGRFIFPRVPVGSYFITAMEPTYLTPVRTSIAVLRNRTAEVEIIMQTDPNGQKNAIFGTVRTTVGGEPLSDATVELFQTIGASQLLAGIVSTNSEGQYLFADLDSGNFFIRASKAGYLSNQSASTDLTNRDYTPLDLILPADPDQLTGTISGIITDSGTNNAIPNAIVALYTIANGTESIVDISRTNAGGFYGFGDLPAGTYRVKATVQVET; encoded by the coding sequence GTGGCGATAACAGATCGTTATACGCTCAGCCCCAGTCCGTTGATCGAATTGAACGGACGTGAAGAGGAAACGGTTAATATGACGCTTCAGGCTGCGCCCGATGCTGACACAGGGATTGTTTCAGGAATTGTGCGGCTTGGGAATGGCACCCCTGTTCCCTCTGCAACAGTCATGCTTTTCACGCAGACTGGTGAGCCGTTTGAACATACAAGCAGTAATGCTGCCGGACGGTTTATTTTCCCTCGAGTGCCTGTGGGATCTTACTTTATCACCGCAATGGAACCAACCTACTTAACACCTGTCCGAACGTCTATTGCAGTCTTAAGGAATCGTACAGCCGAAGTTGAAATTATTATGCAAACTGATCCGAACGGACAGAAAAACGCTATATTCGGAACAGTGCGAACGACTGTCGGGGGAGAGCCGCTCAGTGATGCTACAGTAGAGCTATTTCAAACAATTGGGGCGTCACAGCTGCTGGCAGGCATTGTTTCAACCAATTCTGAAGGACAATATTTATTCGCCGATTTAGATTCGGGTAATTTTTTTATAAGAGCAAGTAAGGCCGGTTATTTATCCAACCAAAGTGCTTCAACAGACTTGACCAATCGGGACTATACCCCTTTAGATCTTATCCTGCCAGCCGACCCAGACCAATTAACTGGCACGATTAGTGGGATTATTACCGATAGCGGAACGAATAATGCGATTCCCAATGCAATCGTAGCGCTCTACACAATTGCCAACGGCACTGAATCTATAGTAGATATCTCAAGGACTAACGCCGGTGGATTTTATGGCTTCGGCGACCTGCCAGCGGGAACGTATCGAGTAAAAGCAACCGTTCAGGTCGAGACTTAG
- a CDS encoding helix-turn-helix domain-containing protein, translated as MSELGQLLKKARLDKKISLEDLQETTKIRKRYLEAIEDGNYKVLPGNFYVRAFIKSYAEAVGLEPNEVLSMYQSDIPAAEPEHIEPIRSKRTSRNSERFSKWASSAMLISFVVLIFGLGYYFVSKNYEGTSGASEDLPARITDDAAPPPAAPQPGTENGNVTQNAAGAVPAPAPAPTPAPNPAPTPASAAEVKLAKSERGTDFYTVTGTDKLSIQITIKGDACWLEVDQLQGGKRTTVDQGTYKNGETKTYELTTSGFLIFGKASAVDLVVNGTPVAVGDVANVKKIQLDFAQASAATP; from the coding sequence ATGTCTGAATTAGGCCAGCTTCTGAAGAAAGCCCGTCTGGATAAAAAAATATCGCTGGAAGATCTGCAGGAGACCACCAAAATCCGCAAGCGTTATCTCGAGGCGATCGAGGACGGCAATTATAAAGTGCTGCCGGGCAACTTTTATGTCCGCGCCTTTATCAAGAGTTACGCCGAGGCGGTGGGACTCGAACCGAACGAAGTGCTGAGCATGTACCAAAGCGACATTCCGGCCGCCGAGCCTGAACATATCGAGCCGATCCGCAGCAAGCGGACCTCCCGCAACTCCGAGAGGTTCAGCAAATGGGCGTCGAGCGCCATGCTGATTTCCTTTGTCGTTCTCATCTTCGGCCTCGGCTATTATTTTGTGAGTAAAAACTACGAAGGCACGAGCGGGGCAAGCGAGGATCTGCCGGCCCGGATCACCGATGATGCCGCGCCTCCTCCGGCTGCTCCGCAGCCCGGTACGGAGAACGGGAATGTGACGCAGAATGCGGCAGGAGCTGTACCTGCACCCGCTCCGGCTCCCACGCCTGCACCGAATCCGGCTCCGACGCCCGCGTCTGCCGCCGAGGTGAAGCTGGCGAAGAGCGAACGGGGGACCGATTTTTATACGGTAACGGGCACGGACAAACTCTCCATCCAGATCACGATCAAGGGCGACGCCTGCTGGCTTGAAGTCGATCAGCTTCAGGGCGGCAAGCGCACAACCGTCGACCAGGGAACATATAAGAACGGGGAGACGAAGACGTACGAGCTTACGACTTCGGGCTTTCTGATCTTCGGCAAGGCAAGCGCGGTCGATCTGGTCGTCAACGGTACGCCGGTGGCTGTCGGCGACGTGGCGAACGTGAAGAAGATCCAGCTCGATTTTGCCCAGGCTTCGGCCGCCACTCCGTAA
- a CDS encoding DUF3388 domain-containing protein has protein sequence MESNEIKQWYMEYKIHKNRPGLLGDIASLMGMLDINIVTINGVEDRTRGMLLQTKDEEKIELMGKMLKKVDNITITALRTPRLVDILAVRHGRYIERDSDDRKTFRFTRDELGLLVDFLGELFKREGNQVIGLRGMPRVGKTESIIAGSVCSGKRWTFVSSTLLRQTVRSQLSEDEMNANNVFIIDGIVSTLRSNERHHSLMQEIMAMPSTKVIEHPDIFIRESQFTYEHFDCIVELRNNPEEEISYEAFTGGFDDY, from the coding sequence ATGGAATCGAATGAAATCAAGCAGTGGTACATGGAGTACAAGATACATAAGAACCGTCCCGGCCTGCTCGGCGACATCGCCTCCCTGATGGGGATGCTCGATATCAACATCGTGACGATCAACGGTGTCGAAGACCGGACCCGCGGGATGCTGCTGCAGACCAAAGATGAAGAAAAAATTGAACTTATGGGTAAAATGCTCAAAAAAGTGGATAATATAACTATAACGGCTCTTCGCACGCCGAGACTGGTTGATATTCTGGCCGTCCGTCACGGCCGTTATATCGAACGGGATTCCGATGACCGCAAGACGTTCCGGTTTACCCGGGACGAGCTTGGGCTGCTGGTCGACTTCCTCGGTGAGCTCTTCAAGCGCGAAGGCAATCAGGTGATCGGTCTGCGGGGAATGCCGCGGGTAGGCAAGACCGAATCGATCATCGCGGGCAGCGTCTGCTCCGGCAAGCGCTGGACCTTCGTGTCTTCGACTCTGCTCCGCCAAACGGTGCGCAGCCAGCTGTCCGAGGACGAAATGAACGCCAATAACGTGTTCATCATCGACGGCATCGTCTCGACGCTGCGCTCCAACGAACGGCACCATTCGCTCATGCAGGAGATCATGGCCATGCCTTCGACCAAAGTGATCGAGCATCCGGATATCTTTATCCGGGAGTCCCAATTTACATACGAGCACTTTGACTGCATCGTGGAACTGCGCAACAATCCCGAAGAAGAGATTTCGTACGAGGCGTTCACCGGGGGCTTCGACGATTACTAA
- a CDS encoding DUF3243 domain-containing protein, producing MATVLKVFDRWKEFLGERVEQAEKAGMSEELISKLAFQIGEFLSDKVDPENKEERVLKELWDVADENERRVMASIMVKLAKANN from the coding sequence ATGGCTACAGTCCTGAAGGTGTTCGACCGTTGGAAAGAGTTTCTCGGTGAGCGTGTGGAGCAGGCTGAGAAAGCCGGGATGAGCGAAGAGCTGATCTCGAAGCTCGCTTTCCAGATCGGTGAGTTCCTGTCCGACAAGGTCGATCCGGAGAACAAGGAAGAGCGCGTGCTCAAGGAGCTCTGGGATGTTGCGGACGAAAATGAAAGAAGAGTCATGGCCAGCATCATGGTGAAACTGGCCAAAGCCAACAACTAA
- the ymfI gene encoding elongation factor P 5-aminopentanone reductase, with protein METGPNGFKPFTEQTVLVTGGSRGIGAAIAGRFASVGMNVVIHYLQSHEAANETARSCMKSGARVLTVTADLRSKDGIERMQDKLAQHDMYPDILVNNAGVSHYGLLSDVTEEQWDEIMGINLKGTFLMTRQFMPRMISQKYGRIINVSSIWGISGASCEVAYSTAKGGINAFTKALAKELAPSGVTVNAVAPGAVDTLMMSGFDEQEKAAMENDIPVGRFGKPDEIASLVYFLALPESGYITGQIISPNGGWLT; from the coding sequence GTGGAGACGGGGCCTAACGGGTTCAAGCCGTTCACGGAGCAGACGGTCCTCGTTACCGGAGGCAGCCGGGGGATCGGAGCGGCCATTGCGGGCCGCTTCGCTTCCGTCGGCATGAACGTGGTCATCCACTACCTGCAGTCGCATGAGGCCGCCAATGAGACGGCCCGCAGCTGCATGAAGTCGGGGGCCCGGGTATTGACGGTAACGGCGGACCTTCGCTCCAAGGACGGCATTGAACGCATGCAGGACAAGCTGGCGCAGCATGACATGTATCCGGATATTCTGGTGAATAACGCGGGCGTCTCCCACTACGGCCTGCTGTCGGATGTGACCGAAGAGCAGTGGGACGAAATCATGGGTATCAATTTGAAAGGGACCTTCCTGATGACGCGGCAGTTCATGCCGCGGATGATTTCCCAGAAATACGGCCGCATTATCAACGTGTCTTCGATCTGGGGCATCTCGGGCGCCTCCTGCGAGGTAGCTTACTCGACGGCCAAGGGAGGGATCAACGCCTTCACCAAAGCGCTGGCGAAGGAGCTGGCTCCCTCCGGCGTGACGGTCAATGCCGTAGCTCCGGGCGCGGTGGATACGCTGATGATGTCGGGCTTTGACGAGCAGGAGAAGGCGGCGATGGAGAACGACATTCCGGTGGGCCGCTTCGGCAAGCCCGATGAGATCGCTTCCCTGGTCTACTTCCTGGCGCTTCCTGAATCCGGGTATATTACCGGCCAGATCATCTCGCCGAACGGCGGGTGGCTGACCTGA